GACTTTCAGGTCGGTCACGTTGAAGCTGTCCGGCAATATGCGGATGGACTCGATGCTTTCGCGCGGAAACATCATGGCGCTCGGTTTCTTGTCGATTTCGACGCCCTGCGGCTGTTGCCGCGAGAGCATGATGCCCCGGGCCTCCATCACGAGCCAGTGGTCGTTGACGGCCGTCACCTTCCCCACGAAATTCCAGGGCTTCTGGCCCTGATGCCCCTTTCTCAGTTTGAGACGGATGATTTTGTCCTTGATCATGCTGCGCATCTCCCTCGTATGAAGTGCCTGCGTGCAGGCTGCCGCTCGTTTGTGAAGCGGCAACCCCTTGTTGGGACTATACCACAGGATGGGGGGCGAGGGCGTGCAGAGATGGAACACTTGGCGGCCAGGGGCCGTTTGAGCTAAGATTAAGGTGAAAACATATGGTCATCATCGGCGCCAGGCGCGCCAACCGGGAGATGGGCTAATGAGTGATGAGAGCAAATACCGGAAGTATGCCGAGAAGGTGAAGATTTTCAACGGGCTTTCGCCGGAGGAGGTCGAATTCATCCTGCATTGTGGCCAGGTGCTGCAATTCCACGAGAACCAGACCATCTTCCATGAAGGCATGCTGGGCACGAATGTGTTCATTGTGCTGAGCGGCGAAGTCGGCATTTACAGCAAGAGCCAGATGATAGCGAAGTGCGAGGTGGGCGACGCGTTTGGTGAAATGGCGGTGTTGAATCACAAACCGCGCAGCGCGAGCGCGACCGCCATTACAGCCGCGAAAGTCTTTACTCTCGACGAGCGGACCATCAACAAGATTCTTGAGAAGCACGTCGCGGTACGCCTGCTGCTCAACGTGGTCCACATTGTGAGCGAA
Above is a genomic segment from Candidatus Hydrogenedentota bacterium containing:
- a CDS encoding cyclic nucleotide-binding domain-containing protein; this encodes MSDESKYRKYAEKVKIFNGLSPEEVEFILHCGQVLQFHENQTIFHEGMLGTNVFIVLSGEVGIYSKSQMIAKCEVGDAFGEMAVLNHKPRSASATAITAAKVFTLDERTINKILEKHVAVRLLLNVVHIVSERLEKANTDNVELRKALRRAGVSEAPAGA